Below is a window of Streptomyces qaidamensis DNA.
GGTGCCCTGCGGGTCGACGGCGGTTACGTCGACTCGATCCTGCCCTGAGTCATGCGCCGCCCACCAGGATCACCTCCAGCGTGCGCGGACCATGCACCCCCTCCACCCGGTCCAGCTCGATGTCACTGGTCGCCGACGGCCCGGAGATCCACGTCAACGGGCGTGCCGGGTCGAGGCGTTCGAGCCCCTGCGGCACGGACGACACGACCTGCTCCGGCACCCGTACGACGCAGACGTGATGGTCCGGGACGAGAGTGATGCGGCGCCGCCCCTGGTCGGGCGAGCCGTCCAGGACGATCGTCCCGGTCTCCGCGACGGCGACCGCACAGGCCGTCACGACGCTGTCCACCCGGTCGAGTTCGTCCGGGGTGCTCTCGGCCCGGTCCGCCACCCGCGTCACGCCGGTCGCCGCCAGCCAGCCCTCGTCCAGCCCGGACGGCACCAGCACCGACGCCGCACCGCGCTTCTCCAGCAGTCCCGCGATCAGTGCGGGCAGGCCGGCCTCGTCGGTGCGGTGCACGACCGCCCGGTAGTCCGCCAGGTTCTCGGCCAGCAGTTCCACCGTCTGCGCGGCGGTCCGCTGCCCGTGCTCGCGCAGATAGTCCCGCGCGATCGGCGCCTCGTCGGCCGACGCGTCCGCCAGCGCGCGCCGCACCCGTCCCAGGATCCGTTCCCTGCTGTTCACCTGTCCCCGTCCTTCCCGCCACGAGTCCGCTGCCACCAGTCCCGGAACGGCTCGGTCGGCACCGGCGGCAGATCCCGGGTCTCGCTCCAGGCCCTGCCCGGGCCCGGCAGCGTCCGGGGATGGAAGCGGCGGGACCTGGAGGCGGCACGCTGGCCCGTGCGGAGCGCGCCCGGGTGGGTGAAGGCCCAGCGGGCCGCACGCATCGCCGCCCGCTCGGCGGCGTGCCCCTTCGCCGGCCGCAGCACCACCTTGTTGCCCTCGCGGGTGACCTCCCCGCCCTGGACGACCCGCTCCCGCAGATGCACCAGGACCTCCGGGATGTCGATGGCGACCGGGCACACGTCGTAGCACGCCCCGCACAGCGAGGACGCGTACGGCAGCGAGGCGTCGATCTCGCTGCCGGTGCCCCGCAGTTGGGGGCTGAGGATCGCGCCGATGGGGCCCGGGTACACCGAGCCGTAGGCGTGGCCGCCGGCCCGCTCGTACACCGGGCACACGTTCAGGCACGCCGAGCAGCGGATGCAGCGCAGTGCCTGCCGGCCGACCTCGTCGGCGAGGGTGTCGGTGCGGCCGTTGTCCAGCAGCACCAGGTGGAAGTTCTGCGGACCGTCCTCGTCCGTGGTGCCGGTCCACGTCGAGGTGTAGGGGTTCATGCGCTCGGCCGTGGAGGAGCGGGGGAGGGTCTGCAGGAACACCTCCAGGTCCTGCCATGTCGGCACGATCTTCTCGATGCCGACCACCGAGATCAGCGTGTCGGGCAGGGTCAGGCACATCCGGCCGTTGCCCTCGGACTCCACGACCACGAGCGTGCCCGTCTCGGCGACCATGAAGTTGGCGCCGGAGATGCCCACCTTGGCGCGCAGGAACTTCTCCCGCAGGTGCAGGCGGGCGGCCTCGGCGAGTTCGGCCGGTGTGTCGGTCAGGCCCTCGGGAGCGGGCCGGCCCCACTCGCTCATCTCACGGGCGAAGATGTCCCGGATCTCGCCCCGGTTGCGGTGGATTGCGGGGACGAGGATGTGCGAGGGCCGGTCCTTGCCCAACTGCACGATCAGCTCGGCGAGGTCGGTCTCGTAGGCGTGGATGCCCTCGGCCTCCAGCGCCTCGTTGAGCCCGATCTCCTGCGTGGCCATGGACTTGACCTTGACGACCTCTGTCTCGCCGGTCATCTTCACGAGCCGGGTCACGATCTCGTTGGCCTCGCCCGCGTCGGCGGCCCAGTGCACGATGCCGCCCGCCGCCGTGACCGTCTCCTCCACCTGCACGAGGTAGCGGTCGAGATGGCGCAGCGTGTGGTCCTTGATCCGCTTGCCCGCCTCGCGCAGCTCGGCCCAGTCGGACACCTCCGTGACGGCCTTCGCCCGCTTGGCGCGGATGGTGTGCGTGGCGTGCCGCAGATTGCCGCGCAGGGTCGTGTCCGCCACGGCCTCCCGCGCGGCCTCCGGAAACGCCGGCATCCCGAGATATGTCCCGCTCATGGGGCCGGTTCCTCCTCCGTGCTCGCCAGGATCTCCGCGATGTGCACCGGCCGCATGCCGGTCCGCAGCCGGGCCATCGTCCCGCCGATGTGCATCAGACAGGAGTTGTCGGCCGCGCACAGCACCTCGGCGCCGGTCGACTCGGCGTTGCGCACCTTGTCGGCGCCCATCGCCGCCGAGACGTCGGAGTTCTTCAGCGCGAAGGTGCCGCCGAACCCGCAGCACTCGTCGGCCCCCGGCAGCTCGACGAGCTCCAGCCCCCTCACCGCCTGCAGCAG
It encodes the following:
- a CDS encoding LutC/YkgG family protein codes for the protein MNSRERILGRVRRALADASADEAPIARDYLREHGQRTAAQTVELLAENLADYRAVVHRTDEAGLPALIAGLLEKRGAASVLVPSGLDEGWLAATGVTRVADRAESTPDELDRVDSVVTACAVAVAETGTIVLDGSPDQGRRRITLVPDHHVCVVRVPEQVVSSVPQGLERLDPARPLTWISGPSATSDIELDRVEGVHGPRTLEVILVGGA
- a CDS encoding LutB/LldF family L-lactate oxidation iron-sulfur protein, with translation MSGTYLGMPAFPEAAREAVADTTLRGNLRHATHTIRAKRAKAVTEVSDWAELREAGKRIKDHTLRHLDRYLVQVEETVTAAGGIVHWAADAGEANEIVTRLVKMTGETEVVKVKSMATQEIGLNEALEAEGIHAYETDLAELIVQLGKDRPSHILVPAIHRNRGEIRDIFAREMSEWGRPAPEGLTDTPAELAEAARLHLREKFLRAKVGISGANFMVAETGTLVVVESEGNGRMCLTLPDTLISVVGIEKIVPTWQDLEVFLQTLPRSSTAERMNPYTSTWTGTTDEDGPQNFHLVLLDNGRTDTLADEVGRQALRCIRCSACLNVCPVYERAGGHAYGSVYPGPIGAILSPQLRGTGSEIDASLPYASSLCGACYDVCPVAIDIPEVLVHLRERVVQGGEVTREGNKVVLRPAKGHAAERAAMRAARWAFTHPGALRTGQRAASRSRRFHPRTLPGPGRAWSETRDLPPVPTEPFRDWWQRTRGGKDGDR